A single region of the Polyodon spathula isolate WHYD16114869_AA chromosome 5, ASM1765450v1, whole genome shotgun sequence genome encodes:
- the LOC121316320 gene encoding stonin-1-like, with protein MCSPSHPNWVTFDDDNATFQSPQKPLRSLSTSVGIPRPNGLKLNLPPRYEPAKTSPSTSNSPVASPLRDFNGSPCVPSNTPLCTPVREAPESPCSPLIGIFRSLSSPNSNPLAVNPCHWPDLHTVDLGTLSAARSLFTAEEGLSEFRPLHDDSGHSNPFWTARNQSGSSSSDSEPNSAETSYDHPHFFIRKDRYDPPGSHIHQSFSYICQKLESFQSCDVEERDGSAPEKPIHRQTGVPSFIPRCLFRSQNRDGWPLMLRIPEKKNRMSSRQWGPIYLKLLPGGVLQMYYEKGMEKPFKEFQLHPYCRLSEPKLENCNEPGKIHTVKIQHVSYTEKRKCHPKGHEAETEQMLKLGTTDYSDFTDLLSSIEEELMRLPPHSHQKKHYEEQSLGLEIVDNFWGRLGKDGKVVENAVVTHIYCLSFVNGGADCFLALNDLQLHRGNPSYAEEMDKGWIEISEHYFHKCVKENEFQKSRLIKFSPPDACRVELMRFKTLSIDTELPFSVKAVLTVQGAYVELQAFLNMSPAFTHSPCQDSAQVCENVLVQFPLPGEWIKVCRTVSLLRQKSLKAKMNRNACLGSVATVDSEPVMQVTVGTVKYENAYGAIVWRISRLPAKNTAPDHPLCFSCKLELGSDQEIPSDWLPFVTMEFIVADTAASGTQVKSLGTESDIQPQKHIVTKAHYRCQMEIERKVIRSDDEDTRKHSDCVTQ; from the exons ATGTGTTCTCCCAGCCACCCAAACTGGGTCACTTTTGATGATGACAATGCTACCTTCCAGTCACCGCAAAAGCCTTTACGTTCTCTGAGCACCAGCGTTGGGATCCCCAGGCCCAATGGCTTAAAACTGAATCTGCCTCCTCGATATGAACCTGCCAAAACATCCCCATCCACAAGCAACAGCCCTGTTGCATCTCCTCTGAGGGACTTCAACGGGAGCCCCTGTGTGCCTAGCAATACACCGCTGTGCACTCCTGTGAGAGAGGCTCCAGAGAGCCCTTGCAGTCCCTTAATAGGTATTTTTAGGTCCCTTTCATCCCCCAACAGTAACCCGCTGGCTGTCAATCCATGCCACTGGCCAGATCTCCACACAGTGGATCTAGGGACTCTCTCTGCAGCTCGGAGTTTGTTTACTGCAGAGGAGGGGCTGAGTGAATTCCGCCCGCTCCATGATGATAGCGGCCACTCCAACCCATTCTGGACAGCCAGGAATCAGTCGGGCAGCTCCTCGTCAGATTCCGAACCCAACTCTGCAGAAACCAGCTACGACCATCCTCATTTTTTTATTAGAAAGGACAGGTATGACCCCCCTGGAAGTCATATTCACCAGTCCTTCAGTTATATTTGTCAAAAGCTGGAAAGTTTCCAATCCTGCGACGTAGAGGAGAGAGATGGGTCAGCACCTGAGAAGCCCATTCATAGGCAGACCGGCGTACCCTCCTTCATACCGCGCTGTCTTTTCCGAAGTCAGAACCGAGACGGCTGGCCCCTCATGCTGAGGATCCCTGAAAAGAAGAACCGCATGTCATCTCGCCAGTGGGGACCCATCTACCTTAAACTCTTACCTGGTGGTGTTTTACAGATGTACTATGAGAAAGGCATGGAAAAACCCTTTAAGGAATTCCAGCTGCATCCATACTGCAGGCTCTCTGAACCCAAGCTGGAAAACTGCAACGAGCCTGGGAAAATCCACACAGTGAAGATCCAGCACGTTTCCTACACAGAGAAAAGGAAGTGCCACCCCAAGGGCCACGAGGCAGAAACGGAGCAGATGCTGAAGCTGGGAACCACGGACTACAGTGACTTCACAGATTTACTCTCGTCCATCGAAGAGGAGCTCATGAGACTCCCGCCTCACTCGCACCAGAAGAAGCACTACGAGGAGCAGTCACTGGGGCTGGAGATTGTGGACAACTTTTGGGGAAGACTTGGCAAAGATGGAAAGGTGGTTGAAAACGCAGTGGTAACCCACATATACTGTCTGTCCTTTGTCAATGGTGGAGCAGATTGCTTTTTAGCTCTAAATGACCTCCAACTGCACAGAGGGAACCCGAGCTATGCCGAGGAGATGGACAAGGGCTGGATAGAGATCTCGGAGCACTATTTTCACAAATGTGTCAAAGAAAACGAGTTTCAGAAGTCGAGGCTCATCAAATTCAGCCCTCCCGATGCCTGCCGGGTGGAGCTGATGCGCTTCAAGACACTTTCAATCGACACAGAGCTGCCTTTCTCCGTCAAGGCGGTGCTTACTGTGCAGGGAGCCTATGTGGAATTACAGGCTTTCTTAAACATGTCCCCTGCCTTCACACACTCACCATGTCAGGACTCTGCGCAGGTGTGTGAGAATGTTCTTGTTCAGTTCCCGCTTCCCGGCGAATGGATCAAAGTCTGTCGCACTGTGAGTCTCCTCAGGCAGAAGTCGCTGAAGGCTAAAATGAACAGAAACGCCTGCCTTGGATCTGTCGCCACAGTCGAttcagagcctgtgatgcaggTCACTGTTGGGACAGTGAAGTACGAGAATGCGTACGGAGCAATAGTATGGAGAATCAGCCGACTTCCTGCCAAGAACACAG CTCCAGATCATCCTCTCTGCTTCTCTTGCAAACTCGAACTGGGGTCAGACCAAGAGATTCCTTCTGACTGGCTGCCTTTTGTGACGATGGAGTTCATCGTGGCTGACACGGCCGCTTCCGGGACCCAAGTGAAGTCCCTGGGCACCGAGAGTGATATTCAGCCCCAGAAACACATCgtcaccaaggcacactaccgcTGTCAG ATGGAAATCGAGAGAAAGGTGATAAGAAGTGATGATGAAGATACAAGGAAGCACAGTGACTGTGTGACACAATGA